Proteins found in one Chitinispirillum alkaliphilum genomic segment:
- a CDS encoding tRNA-splicing ligase, with the protein MSKPELLQQLSPSLWELPREYKPGMLVPARIVATEKLINSMDEAVFEQISNVATLPGVVKHVYCMPDGHSGYGFPVGGVAAMDLEKGVISPGGIGFDINCGMRLLVTELTLSDVKPHLEKLVDALYRAVPSGVGGRGLEGLSRAEFERVMVEGAHWCVERGYGWQEDLERTEQWGRIEGADPGSVSLRATERGIRQLGTLGSGNHYLEVQVVYPEEVMNTELAEEMGITRPYQVAIMFHCGSRGFGHQVAADYMQSFSRIMGSKYGIKIPDRDLACAPFSSPEGSSYYSAMNCAANMAFANRQIIAHRVREVFSDIFGKKTAAAMHQVYDVSHNIAKIEEHEFDGERKRVLVHRKGSTRAFGPGMEGLSSKYLKTGQPVIIGGSMETGSYLLTGMGSGSETFFSTTHGSGRVMSRRLARKTFSGRDVHQRMLDRGIYIRTGSFSGFSEEAGGAYKDIEEVISAATQVGISRPVARFSPIGNVKG; encoded by the coding sequence ATGAGTAAACCAGAATTGTTACAACAGCTTTCCCCATCTCTGTGGGAACTTCCAAGGGAGTATAAACCCGGTATGTTGGTTCCGGCGCGCATTGTTGCCACAGAGAAGCTGATAAATTCAATGGACGAGGCGGTTTTTGAACAGATCAGCAATGTGGCTACTCTTCCCGGTGTCGTGAAACATGTTTATTGTATGCCGGACGGGCATTCAGGATACGGGTTTCCGGTCGGGGGGGTTGCGGCGATGGATCTTGAGAAAGGGGTAATTTCCCCCGGAGGAATCGGTTTTGACATAAACTGCGGTATGCGGCTGTTGGTTACGGAGCTGACCCTTTCAGATGTAAAACCTCACCTTGAGAAACTGGTAGATGCTCTTTACAGAGCGGTGCCATCGGGGGTGGGTGGAAGGGGGTTAGAGGGGTTGAGCAGAGCTGAGTTTGAGCGTGTGATGGTTGAAGGGGCTCACTGGTGTGTTGAGAGGGGATATGGGTGGCAGGAGGACTTGGAGAGAACAGAGCAGTGGGGCAGGATTGAGGGGGCCGATCCGGGAAGTGTTTCGCTCAGGGCCACAGAGAGAGGTATAAGGCAGCTGGGGACACTTGGATCTGGCAATCACTATTTGGAGGTTCAGGTTGTTTATCCGGAAGAGGTTATGAACACTGAGCTTGCAGAGGAGATGGGTATAACCAGACCGTATCAGGTCGCGATTATGTTTCATTGTGGGAGCAGAGGTTTTGGGCATCAGGTTGCGGCTGACTATATGCAGAGTTTTTCAAGAATTATGGGTTCAAAGTATGGTATAAAAATTCCGGACAGGGATTTGGCCTGTGCCCCTTTTTCATCCCCGGAGGGCAGCTCATATTATTCAGCCATGAATTGCGCAGCCAATATGGCATTTGCAAACAGACAGATTATCGCTCACAGGGTGCGGGAGGTTTTTTCCGACATTTTCGGTAAAAAAACAGCAGCCGCGATGCATCAGGTGTATGATGTTTCCCACAACATTGCGAAAATAGAGGAACATGAGTTTGATGGCGAGAGGAAGAGGGTTCTTGTCCACAGGAAAGGTTCTACCCGGGCGTTTGGTCCTGGAATGGAGGGGTTGAGTTCAAAATATCTCAAGACGGGTCAGCCAGTTATAATTGGCGGCAGCATGGAAACCGGCTCTTACCTTCTTACAGGTATGGGAAGTGGCTCAGAAACTTTTTTCTCCACCACTCATGGCAGTGGCAGGGTCATGAGCAGAAGGCTGGCCAGGAAGACATTTTCCGGCAGAGATGTTCATCAGCGGATGTTGGATCGTGGTATTTACATCAGAACCGGTTCTTTCTCCGGATTTTCTGAGGAGGCCGGGGGTGCTTATAAAGACATAGAGGAAGTGATTTCTGCCGCCACACAGGTGGGAATAAGCAGACCTGTTGCCAGATTTTCCCCGATTGGGAATGTAAAGGGGTAA
- a CDS encoding erythromycin esterase-like enzyme, with protein sequence MNQDALIDAASMEGYMLTGCSQDYDPLIEAIGDSRFVLLGESTHGTHEFYRARAEISARLIAEKGFSAVAVESDWPETYRVNRYIRSMGSDESVVESMQDFLRFPLWMWRNADMLNFLGFLRDTNRIRDPREAVGFYGLDLYGMYSSINAVISYLERVDPQAAELARKRYECFFRYRREEDSYAAAMSYIGEECISEAVLQLVELRERGMEYIKGGGFIAREEQFYAEQNARLTRSAEEYYRSMFLDQTESWNIRERHMADTLEFLSDHLSRFGEGKIIVWAHNAHIGDARATESTDRGELSLGQLMRERYGKNNIFLLGLTTFEGTISAAGGWGGTVGRRNLKQAISKSMEYSFHKSDIGSFYLDLSMLPPALLSEQFLQRNTGVIYNPQSEGLENYHRVTLSGQFDALLHFDKTRALEPIDPGTFWKTGDIPETYNTGL encoded by the coding sequence ATGAATCAGGATGCCTTGATTGATGCGGCCTCTATGGAGGGGTATATGCTGACAGGCTGCAGTCAGGACTATGACCCTCTGATTGAGGCAATAGGGGATAGTCGCTTTGTGCTGCTGGGCGAATCTACCCATGGTACTCATGAGTTTTACCGTGCCAGGGCAGAAATATCGGCCCGTCTGATAGCGGAGAAGGGGTTTAGTGCTGTTGCCGTGGAGTCGGACTGGCCCGAGACATACAGGGTAAACAGGTATATCCGTTCAATGGGCTCCGATGAGAGCGTGGTGGAGTCGATGCAGGATTTCCTGCGTTTTCCTTTGTGGATGTGGAGGAATGCTGATATGTTGAATTTCCTCGGGTTTCTGAGGGATACAAACAGAATCAGAGATCCGCGGGAAGCGGTTGGGTTTTATGGGCTGGACCTCTATGGTATGTACTCTTCCATAAATGCGGTCATCTCCTACCTCGAGCGGGTAGACCCTCAGGCTGCAGAGCTTGCACGGAAACGGTACGAGTGTTTTTTTCGCTACAGAAGAGAAGAGGACTCATATGCCGCAGCAATGAGCTACATAGGGGAAGAGTGTATCAGTGAGGCTGTTTTACAGCTGGTTGAATTGAGAGAAAGAGGGATGGAGTATATAAAGGGCGGCGGTTTTATTGCACGGGAGGAGCAGTTCTATGCAGAGCAGAATGCCCGTCTGACCCGTAGTGCAGAAGAGTATTACAGGAGTATGTTTTTGGATCAGACGGAGAGCTGGAATATAAGGGAGCGGCACATGGCCGATACACTGGAGTTTCTCAGCGATCACTTAAGTCGTTTTGGAGAAGGGAAAATAATTGTCTGGGCACATAATGCCCATATCGGTGATGCCAGAGCGACAGAGTCAACCGATCGGGGAGAGCTAAGTCTGGGACAACTTATGCGGGAGAGGTATGGAAAAAACAACATTTTTCTTCTTGGGCTTACAACCTTCGAAGGCACAATCAGTGCAGCAGGAGGATGGGGGGGGACAGTTGGGAGAAGGAATCTGAAACAGGCAATTTCAAAGAGCATGGAATACAGCTTCCATAAAAGTGATATCGGTTCATTCTATTTAGATCTTTCGATGCTTCCCCCCGCTCTTCTCTCAGAACAGTTCCTTCAGCGCAACACCGGAGTTATTTACAATCCGCAGTCTGAAGGTTTGGAAAACTACCACCGAGTCACACTTTCGGGACAGTTTGATGCTCTGTTGCATTTTGATAAAACCCGTGCTCTGGAACCAATCGACCCGGGAACATTCTGGAAAACAGGGGATATTCCGGAGACCTACAACACAGGACTCTGA
- a CDS encoding osmotically inducible protein OsmY, with product MQPLRERILDELSWDMRFEDAQIDAEVSDGRVRLLGEVNSLAQFEDAELAVSRIPGVKGIDNRLVISVPRSEDELIAQALSLALASDSEIDEKTVEFTVEDGVVLLRGTVDSIWQKQRVSRLASGTSEVVVVENRLQVVPTHDLEDRGIAGQIERVLELTDEIDEQNITVVVNRGRVVLKGRVPHRNAFLAAEYAALHTRGVIEVKNELVIT from the coding sequence ATGCAACCACTCAGAGAGAGAATTCTAGATGAGCTTTCCTGGGATATGCGCTTTGAGGATGCTCAGATTGATGCGGAGGTTTCTGACGGCAGGGTTCGTCTTTTGGGAGAAGTTAACTCCCTTGCTCAGTTTGAAGATGCTGAGCTTGCGGTATCCCGCATTCCCGGGGTTAAGGGGATCGATAACCGTCTTGTTATCTCAGTACCCCGGTCTGAGGATGAGCTTATTGCCCAGGCTTTAAGCCTCGCTCTTGCAAGCGACAGCGAGATTGATGAGAAAACCGTTGAATTTACTGTTGAGGACGGGGTGGTGCTGCTGAGAGGTACGGTTGATTCCATATGGCAAAAGCAGAGAGTCTCCCGGCTTGCCTCCGGTACATCCGAGGTCGTGGTTGTTGAGAACAGGCTTCAGGTGGTCCCCACCCACGATTTGGAGGATCGTGGTATTGCCGGTCAGATAGAGCGTGTTTTGGAGCTTACTGACGAGATCGATGAGCAGAACATTACGGTTGTGGTAAACAGGGGCAGAGTAGTTTTGAAGGGCAGAGTTCCTCATCGGAATGCATTCCTTGCAGCAGAATATGCAGCCCTGCACACCCGCGGGGTCATTGAGGTTAAAAACGAACTGGTAATTACCTGA
- a CDS encoding osmotically inducible protein OsmY has protein sequence MEQDRKLKEEIVSHILLDSRLEGSLVDVEVREGLVILRGRVGSSGQLKAAMEDAMAVEGVRNLENGLEVSEEPLADLPSDLVIRKQLTSKLVKSASVMVSRLDVAVYEGIVTLRGVVRSYDEKVEAEEMSSSTEGVIRVINLLVIVPSADPLDIAVAERIVDELGNDPQVPVHSFDLKVIFGKVTMSGTVQSGQMRDRVEECVSGIVGVMGVENRLLVRTFEEE, from the coding sequence ATGGAACAGGACAGGAAACTGAAGGAAGAGATTGTGTCCCATATTCTCCTGGACAGCAGGCTTGAGGGTTCTTTGGTTGATGTTGAGGTAAGGGAGGGTTTGGTGATTCTCAGAGGCAGGGTAGGATCATCAGGCCAGCTTAAAGCTGCGATGGAGGATGCGATGGCGGTTGAGGGGGTGAGGAATTTGGAGAACGGTTTGGAGGTAAGTGAAGAACCCCTGGCGGATCTCCCTTCAGATCTGGTGATCCGGAAACAGTTAACTTCAAAACTGGTAAAGAGTGCATCGGTGATGGTGAGCAGGCTGGATGTGGCGGTGTATGAGGGAATAGTAACTCTAAGGGGTGTGGTGAGGTCTTATGACGAGAAGGTTGAAGCCGAGGAGATGAGCAGCAGTACTGAAGGGGTGATAAGGGTGATTAATCTTCTTGTTATAGTGCCCTCTGCAGATCCGTTGGATATAGCGGTGGCTGAGAGGATAGTGGATGAGTTGGGAAATGACCCGCAGGTTCCTGTCCACTCCTTTGACCTGAAGGTGATTTTTGGCAAGGTCACAATGTCCGGAACTGTCCAGTCCGGGCAAATGCGGGATAGGGTTGAGGAGTGTGTTTCGGGAATTGTTGGAGTGATGGGGGTAGAGAACCGGCTTTTGGTGAGAACTTTCGAGGAGGAATGA
- a CDS encoding Outer membrane protein assembly factor YaeT precursor: MDEVIFTGNQNISSGELLETMTLQPRGIFRKVTFSIPRLSRDISSIEAYYRHRGFLDANVEDFSIVRDSLTMMVTVVLFIDEGKLTTIDSVIFRGNKVFNDSFYRTALPLRAGDPLDSTLVEQSALTIADSLTQRAHLFTNVTYSMVPPEGKQNRGARVIFSIREGPLVRAGEFQFTGLQSVRETVVQRELLFSQGDLLTAGKITQSVERLYNTGLFRFVNIIPVESPASPGDTLDAGVILALSERDMFDIQLGGGYGTYTGWYAQLELIYRNLFGLGHRVGTGGIWAEVERGVELSYLYPRVFNSPLSLDTRSFWETREQAGVEGNFYGGRTAAVFPFRDFTMRGWFEAEFPAWIREPPPTPLYPPTPLDNTYLLGWSISRDTRQNIISPELSSVVRADLEIAGLIPAGYRFYRIRFDLRNFFPLTERLTFSWGVQSALGSAWGDYESSLFPPQERFRLGQRGIWAVRGYEEEDLMPVDELGNVRGGEVSVVANVFELRFSFLRNIQGALFMDAGRVWRDFDDLFSPGLQFSAGPGLILFLPFALARLDYGVPLFPLSSGRFHFSLGPAF; this comes from the coding sequence GTGGATGAGGTCATTTTCACAGGAAACCAAAACATCTCCTCCGGAGAACTTCTGGAAACCATGACTCTTCAGCCAAGGGGAATTTTCAGAAAAGTTACCTTTTCGATCCCCAGACTCTCCCGTGACATCTCATCCATCGAAGCCTACTATCGCCACAGGGGATTTCTCGATGCGAATGTTGAAGATTTCTCAATCGTACGCGATTCTCTCACAATGATGGTTACAGTTGTATTGTTTATAGATGAGGGGAAACTTACAACCATAGATTCTGTTATTTTCAGGGGTAACAAGGTATTCAATGACAGCTTCTACCGCACAGCGCTACCCCTTCGGGCCGGAGATCCGCTGGACTCCACCCTTGTAGAACAAAGCGCCCTTACGATTGCAGATTCCCTTACTCAAAGAGCACATCTTTTCACAAATGTCACCTATAGCATGGTACCTCCTGAGGGAAAACAAAACAGGGGCGCCCGCGTGATATTTTCAATCCGGGAGGGACCCTTGGTTCGGGCCGGGGAGTTTCAGTTTACCGGTTTGCAGAGTGTAAGGGAAACGGTAGTCCAAAGGGAGCTGCTTTTCTCACAGGGCGATCTTCTAACTGCCGGAAAGATAACCCAATCGGTTGAGCGTCTCTACAACACCGGCCTTTTCAGGTTTGTCAACATAATACCGGTTGAAAGCCCCGCCTCACCGGGAGACACGCTTGATGCAGGGGTAATTTTGGCATTAAGTGAGCGGGATATGTTTGATATCCAGCTGGGTGGGGGGTATGGAACCTATACTGGTTGGTACGCTCAGCTGGAGCTGATCTACCGTAATCTTTTTGGACTTGGACACAGGGTGGGAACGGGGGGGATTTGGGCTGAGGTCGAGAGGGGAGTTGAGCTGAGTTATCTTTATCCCCGCGTTTTTAATTCACCGCTCAGTCTTGATACCCGTTCATTTTGGGAAACAAGGGAGCAGGCTGGAGTAGAGGGCAATTTCTATGGCGGCAGAACTGCAGCAGTCTTTCCGTTCAGGGACTTTACCATGAGAGGGTGGTTTGAGGCGGAGTTTCCCGCCTGGATAAGAGAACCCCCTCCAACCCCTCTCTACCCCCCGACTCCGCTTGATAACACCTATCTTCTCGGTTGGTCCATTTCAAGAGATACCCGTCAAAATATCATCTCCCCGGAACTGAGCTCTGTTGTAAGAGCCGATCTTGAAATCGCAGGGCTTATCCCTGCGGGATACCGCTTTTACAGGATCAGGTTTGACTTAAGAAATTTTTTCCCCCTTACAGAGCGTCTCACCTTCTCCTGGGGGGTACAGAGTGCGCTGGGCTCTGCATGGGGTGACTATGAATCATCCCTGTTTCCGCCTCAGGAACGGTTTCGATTGGGTCAGCGCGGGATCTGGGCTGTAAGAGGATATGAGGAGGAGGATCTGATGCCAGTAGATGAGCTTGGAAATGTACGGGGAGGGGAGGTTTCTGTAGTTGCAAATGTTTTTGAGCTGCGCTTTAGCTTTTTGAGAAATATTCAGGGAGCACTTTTTATGGATGCGGGCAGGGTCTGGAGAGATTTTGATGATTTGTTTTCCCCAGGGCTACAGTTCTCAGCCGGTCCGGGCCTTATACTGTTTCTCCCGTTTGCTTTGGCACGTCTCGATTATGGTGTTCCGCTTTTCCCGCTCTCAAGCGGAAGGTTTCATTTCTCGCTGGGACCTGCTTTTTAG
- a CDS encoding putative membrane protein: MSSKKKNNPKPDHHNNSRNANSATVENGKKTSRVTLIIFLFLALGAFLPLIRYFIVPLILAITFTTLFYPAFKVFLRLTGNRRKLSSLLCCICFLVGLIIPVYLMFNLAVGQVTTLLSYASEEYIPRLMENGAQGRVSEFIENSPLTRALGLGISDIEWGTVLEDLLRQTYGVLSFIINRTYSGLFGLLINFLVLFFTMFYFFADGPHILNRIRELLPLKSQYEDMIIKRFSLISRATVLGTLIIGLAQGAAGGITLLFSGVQSWLLWALIMMILSIIPLVGAWLVLIPAAVIQILLGNVWTGIGIFISSTFIVSNIDNLIRPRIVGREAKIHDLIIFFSTLGGLSLFGVMGFIVGPATASVFLTFVDIYRKEFRSEIQSIKES, encoded by the coding sequence ATGTCATCAAAAAAGAAAAACAACCCAAAACCGGACCACCACAACAACTCCCGAAACGCAAACTCTGCAACCGTTGAAAACGGAAAAAAAACAAGCCGTGTAACCCTTATCATCTTTTTATTTCTTGCACTCGGCGCTTTTCTGCCGCTGATCCGCTACTTTATTGTCCCTCTGATCCTGGCAATCACTTTCACCACCCTTTTCTATCCTGCTTTTAAAGTTTTTCTCCGATTAACCGGCAACAGAAGAAAACTCAGCTCTCTTCTGTGCTGTATTTGCTTTCTGGTCGGCTTGATTATCCCGGTTTACCTGATGTTTAATCTTGCGGTGGGACAGGTCACTACTCTTCTTTCTTACGCCTCAGAAGAATACATCCCCCGGTTAATGGAAAATGGCGCACAGGGGAGAGTTTCCGAATTTATCGAAAACTCTCCCCTGACCCGGGCTCTGGGGCTGGGGATCAGCGATATAGAATGGGGCACGGTTTTGGAAGATCTGCTCAGACAGACCTACGGGGTTTTAAGTTTCATAATAAACAGAACTTATTCCGGTTTGTTTGGCCTTCTGATCAACTTTCTTGTGCTCTTTTTTACCATGTTTTACTTCTTTGCAGACGGCCCCCATATACTTAATCGGATCAGGGAGCTTCTTCCGCTTAAAAGTCAGTACGAGGATATGATTATCAAGAGATTCAGTCTCATCTCCAGAGCCACAGTTTTGGGGACACTGATTATAGGCTTAGCTCAGGGAGCTGCAGGGGGGATCACTCTTCTGTTTTCCGGAGTCCAGTCATGGCTTCTCTGGGCACTCATCATGATGATCCTTTCAATTATCCCCCTTGTAGGCGCCTGGCTTGTGCTCATACCCGCTGCAGTTATTCAGATATTGCTTGGCAACGTGTGGACAGGTATAGGGATATTTATCTCCTCAACCTTTATCGTTTCAAATATCGACAACCTTATCCGGCCCCGAATCGTGGGGCGCGAGGCGAAAATCCACGATCTGATCATCTTCTTCTCCACCCTTGGGGGGTTGAGTCTGTTTGGCGTGATGGGTTTCATTGTGGGCCCTGCAACGGCTTCCGTTTTTCTAACTTTTGTTGACATATACAGAAAAGAGTTCAGATCTGAGATACAATCCATAAAAGAGTCATGA
- a CDS encoding ABC transporter, permease protein — protein sequence MNRKGNAPMHSIKLFLWEIQEFVFLSAHALGGVIKRPFYYKDLVEQMEYTGIGTLGITAMVSLFIGMALSLQIATEFSLLGLGMYTGRVVGIAIISEIGPVATALVFAGRAGSGMASELGSMVLKNQVDTMRVFGLDPVKKLLTPRIVSSLIMLPVLTFIGDMISLLGGYYIAVVVKNQSGNVYWDSIIQALDSRYVIAGSVKPLIFGLVIACISCYTGFSTKGGAVGLKSSTTKAFVLSTIMIIVLDFLITKTLLILFGYSV from the coding sequence ATGAACAGAAAAGGCAACGCACCGATGCATTCAATTAAGCTGTTTTTATGGGAAATTCAGGAATTTGTTTTCCTCTCCGCACACGCTCTTGGCGGGGTTATAAAGAGGCCCTTCTATTATAAAGATCTTGTTGAGCAGATGGAGTATACCGGGATTGGCACTCTGGGGATCACCGCTATGGTCTCTCTTTTCATAGGTATGGCACTATCGTTGCAGATCGCAACCGAGTTTTCTCTTCTTGGGCTTGGGATGTATACGGGGAGAGTCGTTGGTATCGCGATTATAAGCGAGATCGGTCCGGTTGCAACCGCCCTTGTTTTCGCCGGGAGAGCAGGCTCGGGAATGGCGTCAGAACTTGGGTCAATGGTTCTTAAAAATCAGGTGGATACCATGAGGGTTTTTGGACTCGATCCTGTAAAAAAACTTCTGACCCCAAGGATTGTGAGCTCATTGATTATGTTACCGGTGTTAACATTTATCGGTGATATGATCTCACTTCTTGGCGGATACTATATCGCCGTGGTTGTGAAGAACCAAAGCGGCAATGTGTACTGGGACTCGATAATCCAGGCTCTTGATAGCAGGTACGTTATTGCGGGCTCAGTCAAACCCCTGATTTTTGGCCTGGTAATCGCATGTATTAGCTGTTATACGGGGTTCTCGACCAAGGGCGGAGCAGTAGGTTTAAAAAGCTCCACAACCAAAGCTTTTGTGCTCTCCACTATTATGATTATCGTTTTGGATTTTCTTATAACCAAAACCTTACTTATTCTTTTTGGATACTCTGTATGA
- a CDS encoding ABC transporter, ATP-binding protein, producing the protein MIRFENISFSRSRRTVLNNLNFTIGLEEKVAILGGSGEGKTTILKLILRLLQPDSGKILIDGEDITNLNETDLKDVRHKFSIVFQDGALFDSLNVKENVAFYLREYFNLSEEEIDRRVRQYLRIVSVEHAIDLMPEELSGGMIRRVAIARSLAAQNPKMFLFDEPTSDLDPVSASTIRQLIYSLTQDNRGFIMVTHEIDDALKTAERFLFLKEGNIKFDGTREQFLNPTDSELKQFLSEWTN; encoded by the coding sequence ATGATACGATTTGAAAATATAAGCTTTTCCAGATCAAGACGAACTGTACTGAACAACCTTAACTTCACAATCGGTTTGGAGGAGAAAGTAGCAATTCTCGGAGGCAGCGGAGAGGGGAAAACAACCATACTTAAGCTTATTCTCCGTCTTCTGCAGCCCGATTCCGGAAAAATTCTGATAGATGGGGAAGATATCACCAATTTAAACGAAACAGATCTCAAAGATGTGCGTCATAAATTCAGTATCGTTTTTCAGGATGGTGCTCTTTTCGACTCTTTGAACGTAAAGGAAAATGTTGCTTTTTACCTTAGGGAGTACTTTAATCTGAGTGAAGAGGAGATCGACCGCAGGGTAAGACAATACTTAAGGATCGTTTCTGTTGAACATGCTATCGATCTTATGCCCGAAGAGCTTAGTGGTGGGATGATAAGAAGGGTTGCAATTGCCCGCTCACTTGCAGCACAGAATCCAAAAATGTTTCTGTTCGATGAACCCACAAGTGATCTCGATCCGGTGAGTGCTTCTACAATCCGTCAGCTCATATACTCCCTAACGCAGGATAACCGTGGATTTATTATGGTAACACATGAGATCGATGATGCTCTGAAAACCGCAGAGCGATTCCTGTTCCTCAAAGAAGGAAACATAAAATTTGATGGGACAAGGGAGCAGTTCCTGAATCCCACAGATTCTGAGTTAAAGCAGTTTCTCTCAGAATGGACTAACTGA
- a CDS encoding Mammalian cell entry related domain protein, with translation MREKKLMWSSLKCGIVISAAFAILFSAIFFSGNISSYLNPRIGYTAFIPNVGGMRPGAPVWFHGIEIGSVESITLVDSGAVVNMSIQEKFSPLIKNDATVRVLTMGLLGDKYLEIGAGTQSAIPAKQDDILQGNSATGMEEIIESAVISLNQITALGQKAEEIMNEFSQSEGSLKRFLNDPEMYDNLTQATDRFLSIAENIESSQGTLSMLINDPQLYHSLHYVSKQLTSVLEQIESGPGLASGLLNNENMANDMEYTLSAMKNTIESLGNTAASLDSLILDIKDNPRDYFKFSIF, from the coding sequence ATGAGAGAGAAAAAACTGATGTGGTCTTCACTGAAGTGTGGTATAGTTATAAGTGCAGCATTTGCAATTCTTTTTTCCGCCATTTTTTTTTCAGGTAATATCTCCTCCTATCTTAATCCAAGAATCGGATACACTGCGTTTATTCCAAACGTAGGAGGCATGAGACCTGGTGCACCGGTGTGGTTTCATGGTATTGAAATTGGCTCTGTGGAGAGTATCACTCTGGTTGACAGTGGTGCAGTTGTAAATATGTCAATCCAGGAAAAATTCTCCCCGCTCATCAAAAATGATGCAACTGTAAGAGTGCTCACCATGGGATTACTGGGAGATAAGTACCTTGAGATAGGTGCAGGGACTCAGTCGGCAATTCCAGCAAAACAGGATGACATACTCCAGGGAAATTCTGCAACGGGAATGGAGGAGATAATCGAAAGTGCCGTAATTTCCCTTAACCAAATAACTGCTCTTGGCCAAAAAGCAGAAGAAATAATGAATGAATTCAGTCAAAGCGAAGGATCTCTTAAAAGATTTTTGAATGATCCTGAAATGTATGATAACTTAACACAAGCAACAGACCGGTTTCTGTCTATTGCTGAAAACATTGAGAGCTCTCAGGGAACTCTAAGCATGCTGATTAATGATCCCCAGCTCTATCACTCGCTGCATTATGTTTCTAAACAACTCACTTCTGTACTTGAACAAATTGAATCCGGTCCAGGGCTGGCATCCGGCCTCTTAAACAACGAAAACATGGCCAATGATATGGAATACACTCTTTCTGCAATGAAAAATACAATCGAAAGCCTTGGGAATACGGCTGCAAGTCTCGATTCTCTCATTCTGGATATAAAGGATAACCCAAGAGATTATTTTAAGTTCAGTATTTTCTAA
- a CDS encoding Shikimate kinase I, producing the protein MNIILIGFASSGKTTSATVLSEITSIPHIDLDREIESLYGKKNHRKLTIREIFKEIGKEAFILLENETLQNLQGTKSRIISTGGHAPLDPQNRILLRNLGKIVYLKVGPQKLFERMSEKGLPASIRDGKEGLIREWHYRDPIYTKLSDFIIDNELLTPEETAREILCLYTLCRAE; encoded by the coding sequence ATGAATATTATTCTCATTGGATTTGCTTCGAGTGGAAAGACCACTTCTGCCACAGTTCTGTCAGAAATAACGTCAATTCCCCATATCGATTTAGACAGAGAGATAGAATCTTTGTACGGAAAGAAAAATCATCGCAAGCTCACCATAAGGGAAATATTTAAAGAGATAGGCAAAGAGGCTTTCATCCTGCTTGAAAATGAAACTCTTCAGAATCTTCAGGGTACAAAATCGAGAATTATTTCCACCGGTGGACATGCCCCACTCGATCCCCAAAACCGTATTCTTCTCAGGAATTTGGGTAAGATAGTCTATTTGAAAGTCGGACCGCAAAAACTGTTTGAACGTATGTCTGAGAAAGGGTTGCCGGCATCCATAAGGGATGGAAAAGAGGGATTAATCCGTGAGTGGCATTACCGGGACCCAATCTACACTAAACTCAGTGATTTCATTATAGACAACGAACTGTTAACTCCGGAAGAGACCGCACGGGAGATACTTTGCCTATACACCCTGTGCAGAGCAGAATAA